In a genomic window of Gouania willdenowi chromosome 11, fGouWil2.1, whole genome shotgun sequence:
- the LOC114471974 gene encoding serine incorporator 1-like produces MHTPLFPQDALPNSGLLQASLITLYTMYVTWSAMTNNPNRQCNPSLLNLVQQITNPGATPAPGPAPPTPAPGNVQWWNAQSIVGLILFLFCTLYASIRSSSNTQVNKTDAD; encoded by the exons ATGCACACTCCTCTATTTCCACAGGATGCTCTGCCAAACTCAGGTTTGCTTCAAGCATCCCTCATCACTCTCTACACCATGTACGTCACCTGGTCTGCAATGACCAACAACCCCA ACCGGCAGTGTAACCCCAGTCTGCTAAATTTGGTCCAGCAAATCACAAATCCTGGTGCCACACCTGCACCAGGACCTGCTCCACCCACTCCAGCCCCTGGAAATGTGCAGTGGTGGAACGCCCAGAGCATCGTGGGACTGattcttttcttgttttgtacCCTTTATGCCAG TATCCGCTCTTCAAGCAACACCCAGGTGAACAAAACTGATGCAGACTGA